In Methylosinus sp. PW1, a single window of DNA contains:
- a CDS encoding recombinase family protein, translating to MIYGYARVSTDGQSVDAQVKQLRAAGSEKVFRETASGAKSDRRELARALKALGDGDTLLVTRLDRLARSTRDLLNILDAVAKAGAGFRSLHDTWADTTTPHGRLMLTVLGGLAEFERELIRARTGEGRERAKARGVHMGRPPALTRHQREEARKALADGTASQADLARRFNVSQSTISRLA from the coding sequence ATGATCTACGGCTATGCGCGAGTCTCGACCGACGGCCAGAGCGTTGACGCGCAGGTGAAGCAGCTGCGCGCCGCCGGATCCGAGAAGGTTTTCCGCGAGACGGCCAGCGGCGCGAAGTCCGACCGGCGCGAGCTGGCCCGCGCGTTGAAGGCGCTCGGCGACGGCGACACCCTGCTTGTAACCCGTCTCGATCGGCTGGCGCGATCGACGCGCGACCTGTTGAACATCCTAGACGCCGTGGCGAAGGCTGGGGCCGGCTTCCGTTCGCTGCATGACACATGGGCCGACACCACGACCCCACACGGCCGGTTGATGCTTACCGTGCTGGGCGGCTTGGCCGAGTTCGAGCGCGAATTGATCCGCGCCCGCACGGGCGAGGGCCGCGAGCGCGCCAAAGCGCGCGGCGTTCACATGGGCCGACCCCCTGCCCTCACCCGTCACCAGCGCGAGGAGGCCCGCAAGGCGCTTGCCGACGGCACCGCGTCGCAGGCCGATCTTGCGCGGCGGTTCAATGTTTCGCAGAGCACAATTTCGAGGCTTGCCTGA
- a CDS encoding type II toxin-antitoxin system RelE/ParE family toxin, which translates to MTETAEADLAEIWAYIAEDSEEAARRLIDKIMTTLARAQDFPMSGAARDQLARGLRAMFQGNYALYYMFTETEVILVRVLHGARDAAAIAEQGGFSFP; encoded by the coding sequence TTGACCGAAACGGCGGAAGCCGACCTTGCCGAAATTTGGGCTTACATCGCCGAGGATTCCGAAGAAGCCGCCCGCCGATTGATCGACAAAATCATGACGACTCTCGCGCGGGCGCAGGATTTCCCCATGTCTGGCGCGGCGCGTGACCAGCTCGCGCGCGGTCTGCGCGCGATGTTCCAAGGCAATTACGCGCTCTATTACATGTTCACCGAAACCGAGGTTATCCTTGTCCGTGTGTTGCATGGCGCGCGCGACGCCGCCGCCATTGCCGAGCAAGGCGGGTTTTCCTTTCCATGA
- a CDS encoding ribbon-helix-helix protein, CopG family, which translates to MSDIERLTITLPADMAAIVKSAVEAGDYASTSEVVREAIRDWKMKRALQLQELAALKQDIDKGLADVAAGRVREFDAEAIIARGRKLLADRSKSV; encoded by the coding sequence ATGTCCGACATCGAGAGGTTGACCATCACCCTGCCCGCCGACATGGCTGCGATCGTCAAGAGCGCCGTTGAGGCCGGCGACTACGCCTCGACCAGCGAAGTCGTGCGCGAGGCCATCCGCGATTGGAAAATGAAACGCGCTTTGCAGTTGCAGGAGCTTGCCGCGCTTAAGCAGGATATCGACAAAGGCTTGGCCGACGTTGCCGCGGGGCGCGTGAGGGAGTTTGACGCCGAAGCCATCATTGCCCGAGGGAGGAAGCTATTAGCCGACCGCTCAAAATCCGTTTGA